The segment CCACCGCTTGTGTTCCTCCTTCCTTGTTCCCCTTTATCAATTTCCTCCCCGCTTCCAAATCCTGAAAGCTCATCTCTCTGCAACCGTTGTTCTCGAGGTTACACAAGGATTTGTTTGTGCAAAACGAAATTCGAAATTGCTTCCAAGAGAGGATAGAAacgatttttaattaatttgggTTTTGTTTATCCAAGTCGTAAAAGACACGTGAAGGGAAGACGAGACGAGAACTTGTCTACTCCTGCAGTAATCTGGGCTTTTAATATATCCATTATCATAATGGGCCCGTACAGGCCCATATTTGCACATTTAAGTTAAATGGACGGCGAGGATTGCGTCATTAATAAACTAGACACGGCGGAGATGAGCGGCGATCATTcatcagattaaaaaaaaggagaatATACTCTAGAAGGGAAGGAACGATGGTGCTGTGGGAGATAACTCTGGGAACAGCCTACTTCTTGGGGCTGAGGCGGACTTATAGGCTCGCCTTGAAGATCCAACGTCGGATTGTTAGTCCCAAGCACCCAAAAATCCGTCAATTTCTTCATCGGTGAGAGTTTTCTTTCCtatattctttttttatgtTACGTTTATAGAGAGTCCTATGTCAATCGTTTGATCATTGGTAAGTAATGATTATATAAGTCCTCCTCTCGGCTTTCATATTTAGCAATTGAAGCATTTTCAGTGTGATATGTTGTATGTAGCCTTTATAGGAACTATGGAAGAAAGTGCTCGTTGACTTTTTTTTGCCTTTGTTTTCAAGAGAGTGATCCCATCTTTCTTCTACGTTAACTCTGATTCTTGTACATCATTGTGGTATCCTCTTTCCTGAGATATGACAGAAGCTTAGCTTTCATTTGATTCCAAACTCTTTCTCTTGTGTGTTTGCAGGAGGACTCGTAAAATTTTCGATGTGGCAGTTTCCGTTCACAAGAACATTCAGCATAGAGACATTGAAGTTGGTCGGAGTCTCGGCAACTGGATTCTCCGTTGGCTCGACCGGATGAAACCGGCTGCTCAGATCCGTACTCGACCTGAACCAAACTCCAAAGTTGACAAGGCAAAAAGGCTATCGGAATCAAACACGACCCAGAGTCCACCAAAACGTGAATCCGATAGGCACTTGTTCTCTTCACTGAATCACTTCCAACACAGGCCTTTCCCGACCGTCTCTACCATGATCCAGCCACCTAGTAGACCTAATGGAATTACTACTCAGTACAGACATTACAGTGCCGGTGCACACGCCAGTCTGATTCCTCCGAGCTATGTAAGAGGCAGCGAGTTCGATGGTGTAATCAGGAAGGACATTTTGCAGTGGATGTTACAGAGATGACAATCAAGCATCAAAATCTCCCGACATAATTGAGCACCTTTCTACTTTTAAATTTCATAAACTAATGTGACTCTGTGGATCGTTTCGGAAGTATGTCTCAACCTCTTGTCTTAACCAATGATGTAAAGTTTCCAAGCGTGAATTACGCTCACTTGGCCAGCATCTCTCTAGCATACTTTTGATCATGATTGCTTCAAATCACCCAATGCTCTTCTCATGAAGCGCGATTGGTTTGTCATTTGGTAATAGCACAATATTTGTGCCTTAACTCGAGGCATAAGTCTGGGTCACAAGCGGCAGTGAGTAATCAGAGAGAGCTAATCTTGGAGTATCTGAGAGCCTGGAGATTGG is part of the Brassica rapa cultivar Chiifu-401-42 chromosome A09, CAAS_Brap_v3.01, whole genome shotgun sequence genome and harbors:
- the LOC103840171 gene encoding uncharacterized protein LOC103840171, with protein sequence MVLWEITLGTAYFLGLRRTYRLALKIQRRIVSPKHPKIRQFLHRRTRKIFDVAVSVHKNIQHRDIEVGRSLGNWILRWLDRMKPAAQIRTRPEPNSKVDKAKRLSESNTTQSPPKRESDRHLFSSLNHFQHRPFPTVSTMIQPPSRPNGITTQYRHYSAGAHASLIPPSYVRGSEFDGVIRKDILQWMLQR